In Ectothiorhodosinus mongolicus, one DNA window encodes the following:
- a CDS encoding adenosylmethionine--8-amino-7-oxononanoate transaminase: MGKNDSLTARDLAVVWHPCTQMKDHEHLPMIPIRRGQGVWLEDFDGNRYIDAVSSWWVNLFGHANPHINAAISTQAAQLEHVILAGFTHEPVIRLSERLVERAPSPLSRCFYADSGSAAVEVALKMSFHYWLNQARPAKTRFICLSNSYHGETMGALSVGDVALYKETYKPLLLDVITVPGPDAFYAEPGETPKDVAKRQFSHMQQALEQHGEEVCAVIVEPLVQCAGGMRMYDPEYLRLLRQACDQYGVHLIADEIAVGFGRTGTFFACEQADVTPDFLCLSKGLTGGYLPLSVVLTHDQVYEAFYTEYERLQAFLHSHSYTGNALACSAALATLDLFEASPVLERNRMLADVMSEALAPLKDHPHVGDVRQTGMIAAVEMVKDKLAKTPYPWQERRGLKIYQHALANQALLRPLGHVSYLMPPYVIEPEQIQHLARVMAEGIDLATRD, from the coding sequence ATGGGCAAAAATGATAGTTTGACCGCGCGGGACCTAGCGGTGGTATGGCATCCCTGTACGCAAATGAAGGATCACGAACATCTGCCGATGATTCCGATCCGGCGCGGGCAGGGCGTTTGGCTGGAAGATTTTGACGGCAATCGCTATATCGATGCGGTGAGCTCGTGGTGGGTCAATCTGTTTGGCCACGCCAACCCCCACATCAATGCGGCGATCAGCACGCAGGCGGCACAGCTAGAGCATGTGATTCTGGCCGGCTTTACTCATGAGCCGGTGATACGTCTTTCCGAACGTCTTGTAGAACGTGCGCCAAGTCCACTATCTCGTTGTTTTTACGCGGATAGCGGCTCTGCTGCGGTCGAAGTCGCATTGAAGATGAGCTTTCATTACTGGCTCAATCAGGCCAGGCCGGCGAAAACCCGTTTTATCTGTTTAAGCAATAGCTATCACGGCGAGACCATGGGCGCTTTGTCTGTGGGCGATGTGGCTTTATATAAAGAAACCTATAAACCGTTGCTGCTCGATGTCATCACTGTGCCGGGGCCAGACGCTTTCTATGCCGAACCCGGTGAAACCCCCAAAGACGTCGCTAAGCGCCAATTTAGTCACATGCAACAGGCTCTTGAACAGCATGGGGAAGAGGTGTGCGCGGTGATCGTCGAACCCTTGGTGCAATGCGCTGGGGGCATGCGCATGTATGACCCCGAGTATTTGCGCCTTTTAAGGCAGGCCTGTGATCAATACGGCGTGCACCTCATTGCCGATGAGATCGCTGTAGGATTTGGCCGCACTGGAACGTTTTTCGCTTGTGAGCAAGCGGATGTTACTCCCGACTTTCTGTGCCTCTCAAAAGGCCTTACGGGCGGCTATCTACCGTTATCTGTAGTGCTTACGCATGACCAGGTATACGAGGCCTTTTACACCGAATATGAACGCCTGCAGGCGTTTCTGCATTCTCACTCTTACACCGGCAATGCCTTGGCCTGTAGCGCTGCGTTGGCGACATTGGACCTTTTTGAGGCTTCCCCTGTACTCGAGCGTAATCGCATGCTGGCAGATGTCATGAGTGAGGCATTGGCGCCGCTGAAAGATCACCCCCATGTGGGTGATGTGCGCCAAACTGGGATGATCGCCGCCGTAGAAATGGTCAAGGACAAACTCGCTAAAACGCCATATCCCTGGCAAGAGCGCCGCGGCCTGAAGATTTATCAGCACGCATTGGCCAACCAAGCCCTGTTGCGACCGTTGGGTCATGTTTCCTATTTGATGCCGCCGTATGTCATCGAGCCTGAACAAATCCAGCATTTGGCACGCGTGATGGCCGAAGGCATTGATTTGGCGACGCGTGATTGA
- a CDS encoding phasin family protein: protein MYTEMFNSMQDQMEKLAAPVRKFNNATIDHMSKLVDYNLTTMRNYSEVAIEQMRAMQTVSDPKSLQAYINAQGEAAKNLSEKVAKDANELVELQRGFAEQVQKLSEEGLATVTKLETPVAVKKSA, encoded by the coding sequence ATGTACACCGAAATGTTCAACAGCATGCAGGATCAGATGGAAAAATTGGCCGCCCCCGTGCGTAAGTTCAACAACGCCACGATCGACCACATGTCCAAACTGGTTGACTACAACTTGACCACCATGCGCAACTACTCTGAAGTCGCCATTGAGCAGATGCGTGCTATGCAGACTGTTAGCGATCCTAAGAGCTTGCAGGCCTACATCAATGCCCAGGGCGAAGCTGCCAAGAACCTGAGCGAAAAAGTAGCCAAGGATGCCAACGAGTTGGTCGAACTGCAGCGCGGTTTCGCTGAGCAGGTTCAGAAGCTGAGCGAAGAAGGCCTGGCCACTGTGACCAAGCTGGAAACCCCAGTTGCTGTTAAGAAAAGCGCCTAA
- the holB gene encoding DNA polymerase III subunit delta' translates to MTSTAPESGLDLGLLPWQQDAWRAWQERISSEQTPHAVLIHGPEGIGKSQFAHEMIRAQVCTQPTAEGLACGQCHGCRMLAAGAHTDVTTLRPEEGKKNIRIEPIRQLTEFMSLSTSHAPRRIAMIWPADAMNLNAANALLKTLEEPPGPALMVLVTAHPARLPATIRSRCQMLRLPRPERAQAKQWLLEQGSTHDSDLLLALAQGSPLRALQYEGGDELKHWHQQKQALLAFLSGKKGLSGMASTYPIAAAGVWLSAIQLFFLDALRLAMSDDSGALSGIATQAETVQLLGLFDIEALSELQIKIMEFRRLLGGNLNPDLFVEDLLLNLRDCTMAALAKASA, encoded by the coding sequence TGCCTGGCGCGCTTGGCAGGAACGCATCTCAAGCGAGCAAACCCCACATGCGGTGCTTATTCACGGTCCTGAGGGCATCGGTAAAAGCCAATTTGCTCACGAGATGATTCGCGCACAGGTCTGCACCCAGCCCACCGCTGAAGGTTTGGCCTGTGGGCAATGCCATGGCTGTCGCATGTTGGCCGCGGGTGCTCATACCGATGTCACCACGCTTCGCCCGGAAGAGGGCAAGAAAAATATCCGCATTGAGCCAATTCGGCAATTAACCGAGTTCATGAGCTTATCGACGAGTCATGCGCCGCGCCGTATCGCCATGATCTGGCCTGCCGATGCGATGAATTTGAATGCCGCCAATGCCTTATTAAAGACTTTGGAGGAACCGCCGGGACCTGCTTTGATGGTGCTGGTGACCGCGCATCCTGCTCGGCTTCCGGCAACGATTCGCAGTCGTTGTCAGATGCTGCGTTTGCCTCGACCCGAGCGCGCTCAGGCCAAACAATGGCTGCTAGAGCAGGGGAGCACTCATGACTCAGATCTACTCTTGGCGTTGGCACAGGGCTCGCCTCTGCGGGCTTTGCAGTACGAGGGCGGAGACGAGCTGAAACACTGGCACCAGCAAAAGCAGGCTTTATTGGCCTTTCTGAGCGGCAAAAAGGGCTTGAGCGGCATGGCTTCGACGTACCCCATCGCCGCTGCCGGTGTTTGGTTATCGGCGATTCAGCTGTTTTTCTTGGACGCTTTGCGCTTGGCGATGAGCGACGACAGCGGGGCGCTATCGGGTATTGCCACGCAGGCGGAGACAGTTCAGCTGCTGGGTTTGTTTGATATCGAGGCGCTCAGCGAGCTACAAATCAAAATTATGGAGTTTCGGCGTTTGTTGGGGGGCAATCTGAATCCCGACTTATTTGTCGAGGACTTGCTGTTGAACCTACGAGATTGCACCATGGCGGCTTTGGCCAAGGCGAGTGCTTGA
- a CDS encoding aminotransferase class V-fold PLP-dependent enzyme produces MFDEFPQEAGLIHLNHAAVAPWPKRTCAAVKAFADENMRVGSSHYPRWLATEQRLRERLARLMNAPAAEDVALLKSTSEGLSVVAYGLNWAEGDNIVLPTHEFPSNRVVWESLQYRFGVEVRQVDISADDPEAALLAAINPRTRLLSVSAVQYARGLRLDLPRLGEACRSRGVLFCVDAIQQLGALPLDVQACHIDFLAADGHKWLLGPEGLAVFYCRAELRDALKLNQFGWHMLEAAGDYDRSDWAVAADARRFECGSSNLLGIHALEASVSLLEELGMGFVGDALKRNVEYLIDLLDQTSFEVVSPRDPLRRAGIVSFNHADIDLPALYRSLMDQGVLCALRGGAIRFSPHFYTPAAHLERAVELATMGYDPTNGVRPR; encoded by the coding sequence ATGTTTGATGAATTCCCTCAAGAGGCTGGGCTGATTCACCTGAATCATGCGGCGGTAGCACCCTGGCCGAAGCGTACCTGCGCTGCGGTCAAAGCCTTTGCTGATGAGAATATGCGGGTGGGTTCTTCCCATTATCCGCGGTGGCTGGCGACGGAGCAGCGCCTGCGTGAACGACTGGCGCGGCTGATGAATGCTCCCGCCGCTGAGGATGTCGCATTACTCAAGAGCACCTCTGAGGGTTTGTCGGTGGTGGCTTACGGCCTGAACTGGGCCGAAGGTGACAATATCGTTTTGCCCACGCATGAGTTTCCGTCTAACCGCGTGGTCTGGGAGTCCTTGCAGTATCGCTTTGGGGTGGAAGTGCGGCAGGTGGATATTTCCGCGGATGATCCTGAGGCCGCTTTATTAGCCGCTATAAATCCTCGAACGCGCCTGCTGAGTGTCAGCGCGGTGCAGTATGCGCGGGGTCTGCGTTTGGATTTGCCGCGCTTGGGCGAAGCCTGTAGAAGTCGGGGCGTATTGTTTTGTGTCGATGCCATCCAACAATTGGGCGCCCTGCCCTTGGATGTTCAGGCCTGTCACATCGACTTCCTGGCAGCCGATGGCCATAAGTGGTTGCTGGGCCCGGAGGGTTTGGCGGTGTTTTATTGCCGGGCTGAGTTGCGCGATGCCCTGAAGCTTAACCAATTTGGCTGGCATATGTTAGAAGCCGCAGGTGACTACGACCGCAGCGATTGGGCGGTGGCCGCCGATGCGCGTCGCTTCGAGTGTGGCAGCAGTAATTTGCTGGGTATCCATGCACTAGAGGCCAGTGTTTCGCTCTTGGAGGAGCTGGGCATGGGCTTTGTCGGTGACGCTTTAAAACGTAATGTGGAATATCTCATCGACCTGTTGGACCAGACTTCGTTCGAGGTGGTGTCTCCGCGAGATCCGCTGCGCCGGGCGGGCATCGTCAGCTTTAACCATGCCGATATAGACCTGCCCGCTTTGTATCGGTCGCTGATGGATCAGGGAGTTCTATGCGCTTTGCGTGGCGGCGCCATTCGCTTTTCACCCCATTTCTACACGCCTGCCGCGCATTTAGAGCGCGCGGTAGAATTAGCAACAATGGGGTACGACCCCACTAATGGGGTCAGACCCCGTTAG
- a CDS encoding TatD family hydrolase, which translates to MFIDSHCHLDRVDLEAFGGEVQGVLNAANEAGVEHMLCISIDMNNYPQVLALAEKYAQVNCTVGMHPNAREGHEPSIAELVEMAAHPRVVGIGETGLDYHYNEGDLTWQHERFERHLEAARQARLPVVIHSRAAPRETIEVLRQAHAEDFGGVLHCFSEDWNMAKAGLDLGFYVSFSGILTFKSAQELREVARKVPADRLLIETDSPYLAPVPHRGKPNHPAWVRHVAECLAEVRGEPLEAIAEHTTTNYHRLFKKGYDPTNGV; encoded by the coding sequence ATGTTTATCGATTCCCACTGTCATTTAGATAGAGTTGATCTTGAGGCCTTTGGCGGGGAAGTGCAGGGTGTCTTGAATGCGGCCAACGAGGCTGGTGTCGAGCACATGCTATGCATTTCAATTGACATGAATAATTACCCACAAGTGCTTGCTTTAGCTGAGAAATACGCCCAGGTTAATTGCACAGTGGGCATGCATCCCAACGCCCGCGAGGGGCATGAGCCCAGCATCGCCGAATTGGTGGAAATGGCGGCTCATCCGCGCGTGGTTGGCATCGGTGAGACAGGTTTGGATTATCACTACAACGAGGGTGATCTGACTTGGCAGCATGAGCGCTTTGAGCGCCACCTTGAGGCGGCCCGTCAGGCCCGGTTGCCGGTGGTGATCCACAGCCGCGCAGCGCCACGTGAGACCATTGAGGTACTTCGCCAAGCCCATGCTGAGGACTTTGGCGGCGTATTGCACTGCTTCTCGGAGGACTGGAACATGGCCAAGGCCGGCCTTGATCTCGGCTTTTACGTCTCTTTTTCCGGCATCCTCACCTTCAAGAGCGCTCAAGAACTCCGTGAAGTGGCTCGCAAAGTTCCCGCCGACCGCCTCCTGATCGAGACCGATTCGCCTTATTTGGCACCCGTACCTCATCGCGGCAAGCCCAACCATCCCGCCTGGGTGCGCCACGTCGCCGAGTGCCTCGCTGAAGTCCGCGGCGAGCCCCTCGAAGCCATCGCCGAGCACACCACCACTAACTACCACCGCCTCTTCAAGAAGGGGTACGACCCCACTAACGGGGTCTGA
- a CDS encoding KamA family radical SAM protein has translation MNSVVTLHRRDALRSFNARPFRVFTDRQMSQISQLAKLPEEQQRAMRIVASVLPFRVNEYVINELIDWRAVPHDPIFQLVFPQQGMLSEKHFARMAKLHDSGADAAQTRILADQIRAELNPHPAGQMEMNIPQLDGQNIDGLQHKYRETVLFFPSQGQTCHSYCSFCFRWAQFVGDRDLRMASNQADTLQEYLLAHPEVTDLLMTGGDPMVMKTRHLSAYLDPLTRPEFEHVQTVRLGTKSLTFWPHRFVTDEDADDLLGLLARLVNAGKHVSIMAHYNHAREMSTPIAREAIRRLRDTGVQIRSQGPLLAHINDSAETWADMWREQVKLGIVPYYLFVERDTGARCYFEVPLVGAWEIYRQAMQQVSGVGRTARGPSMSAGPGKVEIQGVTEIQGEKVFVLRFIQARNPDWVQQPFFAQYDPKATWLDQLKPAFGADKFFFSDEYAAMTPDAL, from the coding sequence ATGAATTCAGTGGTGACACTGCATCGCAGAGATGCTTTGCGCTCATTTAATGCGCGCCCATTTCGCGTGTTTACCGATCGGCAGATGTCGCAGATATCACAACTGGCCAAACTACCAGAAGAGCAGCAACGCGCCATGCGCATCGTCGCCAGTGTGTTGCCTTTTCGTGTCAATGAATATGTGATCAACGAGCTCATTGACTGGCGTGCGGTGCCCCATGATCCGATCTTCCAGCTGGTGTTCCCGCAACAGGGCATGCTCAGCGAGAAGCACTTCGCGCGCATGGCCAAGCTGCATGATAGCGGTGCTGATGCCGCCCAAACCCGCATCCTAGCGGACCAAATTCGTGCTGAGCTCAATCCCCATCCGGCCGGACAAATGGAGATGAATATCCCACAGCTGGACGGGCAGAACATCGATGGTCTGCAGCATAAATACCGAGAGACGGTGTTGTTCTTCCCCAGCCAAGGTCAGACCTGCCACAGCTACTGCAGCTTTTGCTTCCGCTGGGCACAGTTTGTCGGTGATCGCGATCTGCGCATGGCCAGCAACCAGGCCGATACGCTTCAAGAGTACCTGTTGGCGCATCCTGAGGTTACCGATCTTTTGATGACCGGCGGCGACCCGATGGTCATGAAAACCCGCCACCTGTCGGCCTATTTGGACCCCTTAACCCGACCCGAATTCGAACATGTGCAAACCGTACGCCTGGGCACCAAATCCCTGACGTTCTGGCCGCATCGCTTTGTCACCGACGAGGATGCTGATGATTTGTTGGGTTTGCTGGCACGCTTGGTAAATGCGGGCAAGCATGTCTCGATCATGGCGCATTACAACCATGCACGCGAGATGAGCACCCCCATCGCCAGAGAAGCGATTCGCCGCCTGCGCGACACCGGCGTGCAAATCCGCAGCCAAGGGCCTTTGCTGGCGCACATCAATGACTCGGCCGAGACTTGGGCGGATATGTGGCGAGAGCAGGTCAAACTCGGCATCGTGCCTTACTATCTCTTTGTGGAACGCGACACCGGAGCGCGCTGCTATTTCGAAGTGCCGCTGGTGGGTGCCTGGGAGATTTATCGTCAGGCTATGCAGCAGGTTTCAGGAGTAGGGCGCACGGCACGCGGCCCCTCCATGAGCGCTGGGCCGGGCAAGGTCGAAATTCAAGGAGTCACGGAAATCCAGGGCGAGAAAGTGTTTGTCCTGCGTTTCATCCAAGCGAGAAATCCAGACTGGGTACAGCAACCCTTTTTCGCCCAGTACGATCCCAAGGCTACTTGGCTGGATCAACTCAAACCGGCTTTCGGCGCCGACAAGTTCTTCTTCAGCGATGAGTACGCCGCCATGACCCCAGACGCTCTTTAA
- a CDS encoding NADP-dependent malic enzyme has translation MDKTSINTAALDYHSEPRPGKISVVATKGLTNQRDLALAYSPGVAAASRAIAADPSQASRLTTRANLVGVVTNGTAVLGLGDVGPLAAKPVMEGKAVLFKKFANIDVFDIELNEKNPDRLVDIIAAMEPTFGGINLEDIKAPECFYIESRLRERMNIPVFHDDQHGTAIVVAAAVLNALFLTGKDLGHIKLVTSGAGAAALACLNLLVQLGLKRENIWVTDIHGVLYKGRPEDMDSIKQVYAQDTVARTLGEVIEGADIFLGLSAGNVLKPDMVAKMGKRPLIMALANPDPEILPEEVEAVRTDAIMATGRSDYPNQVNNVLCFPFIFRGALDVGARSITDEMKVAAVKALAELARAEPSELVAKAYGEDVPGFGANYLIPKPFDPRLIVKIAPVVAEAAMASGVATAPLEDIANYRDQLNSFVYQTGFVMKPVFAAAKASPRRVVYPEGEDERVLRAIQTVIEEGIAYPIIIGRPDVIEARIKRIGLQIRPGEDFEIVNQDSDPRYREVWNEYHDLMGRRGITPEVAKYRLRSNTTLIGAMLLRRNEADAMICGMIGQHAYHLKHINDAIGLATGVRHYATMNVLMLPQRTLFLTDTYVNENPDARTIAEITLMAAEEVRNFGLTPKVALLSHSNFGSVDSESARKMSQACSILERLDPELEVDGEMHADTALKQEIRDRLLPGSRLKGEANLLVMPNIDAANIALNLLKATSGEGVGVGPILLGAARPVHIMTEASSVRRVVNMTALAVVDANQYLQHQSRFAIPQG, from the coding sequence ATGGACAAGACCAGCATCAATACCGCCGCTCTGGACTATCACAGCGAACCACGCCCCGGAAAAATTTCGGTGGTCGCCACCAAAGGGTTAACCAATCAGCGAGATCTCGCTCTCGCCTATTCGCCAGGAGTCGCGGCCGCCTCAAGGGCCATTGCGGCTGATCCCTCGCAAGCCAGCAGGCTGACTACTCGCGCTAATTTGGTCGGCGTCGTCACCAATGGAACGGCGGTGCTAGGACTGGGGGATGTCGGCCCCCTCGCTGCCAAGCCAGTGATGGAAGGCAAGGCGGTTTTATTTAAAAAGTTCGCCAATATCGATGTCTTTGATATCGAGCTCAACGAGAAAAATCCCGACCGGTTGGTCGATATCATTGCGGCGATGGAGCCCACCTTTGGGGGTATCAACCTCGAGGATATCAAGGCACCGGAATGCTTTTATATCGAGTCGCGGCTACGCGAACGCATGAACATCCCGGTTTTCCATGACGATCAACATGGTACGGCGATTGTGGTGGCAGCGGCCGTACTTAATGCTTTATTCCTGACCGGCAAAGACTTGGGCCATATCAAATTAGTGACCTCTGGTGCCGGTGCCGCTGCCCTCGCCTGTTTAAACCTATTGGTTCAACTCGGTTTAAAACGCGAGAACATCTGGGTGACCGATATTCATGGCGTGCTCTACAAAGGGCGACCTGAGGACATGGATTCCATTAAGCAGGTTTACGCACAAGATACGGTCGCTCGCACGCTTGGCGAAGTGATCGAGGGTGCCGATATTTTTCTCGGCTTATCGGCAGGTAACGTGCTCAAGCCAGATATGGTGGCGAAAATGGGTAAGCGGCCGCTCATTATGGCGCTGGCCAACCCCGATCCAGAGATCCTGCCAGAGGAGGTTGAGGCTGTACGTACCGACGCCATTATGGCCACAGGGCGCTCGGATTACCCCAATCAGGTGAATAATGTGCTGTGCTTTCCGTTTATTTTCCGCGGCGCCTTGGATGTTGGTGCGCGTAGCATTACTGATGAAATGAAGGTTGCTGCAGTCAAGGCTTTGGCCGAGCTCGCCCGCGCAGAACCGTCGGAATTAGTGGCTAAAGCCTATGGAGAAGATGTCCCAGGTTTTGGTGCCAACTACCTGATTCCAAAGCCTTTCGATCCGAGATTGATCGTGAAAATTGCGCCGGTTGTGGCCGAGGCCGCGATGGCCTCCGGCGTCGCCACTGCGCCGCTTGAAGATATCGCTAACTATCGCGATCAGCTCAATAGTTTTGTGTATCAGACGGGTTTTGTGATGAAACCCGTGTTCGCGGCCGCCAAGGCTTCGCCGCGCCGGGTGGTTTATCCGGAGGGTGAAGATGAGCGGGTCTTGCGGGCCATCCAGACCGTCATTGAAGAAGGTATCGCCTACCCAATCATCATCGGCCGCCCCGATGTCATCGAGGCACGCATCAAGCGCATTGGGCTACAAATTCGGCCGGGTGAGGATTTCGAGATCGTCAATCAGGACTCAGATCCGCGCTATCGCGAAGTCTGGAACGAATACCACGATCTCATGGGCCGTCGCGGTATCACGCCCGAGGTCGCGAAATACCGCCTGCGCAGTAATACCACGCTGATCGGCGCCATGCTTTTAAGACGCAACGAGGCTGACGCGATGATCTGCGGCATGATCGGGCAGCACGCTTATCACCTCAAGCATATTAATGACGCTATCGGCTTGGCCACGGGCGTGCGCCATTACGCCACCATGAATGTGTTGATGCTACCGCAGCGCACCTTGTTTCTCACCGACACCTATGTCAATGAGAACCCCGATGCGCGCACCATTGCCGAGATCACCCTGATGGCAGCCGAGGAAGTGCGTAATTTTGGTTTAACACCCAAGGTCGCCCTGCTCTCGCATTCCAATTTTGGCAGCGTCGATTCGGAAAGCGCCCGCAAAATGAGTCAGGCCTGCTCTATCCTCGAACGTCTGGATCCCGAACTTGAGGTGGATGGTGAGATGCATGCGGACACCGCACTCAAACAGGAAATCCGCGACCGCTTGCTACCCGGTTCTCGGCTCAAAGGCGAGGCTAATCTGCTGGTTATGCCCAATATCGATGCTGCCAATATCGCCTTGAATCTGCTCAAGGCTACCAGTGGCGAAGGCGTGGGAGTGGGCCCGATCTTGCTGGGGGCTGCGCGACCCGTGCACATCATGACCGAGGCATCCTCGGTGCGCCGCGTCGTCAATATGACCGCGCTGGCGGTGGTCGATGCCAATCAGTATTTGCAGCACCAAAGCCGCTTCGCCATCCCGCAAGGCTAA
- a CDS encoding DJ-1/PfpI family protein, which yields MNTSEANRTLVGILIFPQVEVLDFTGPFEVFATTRLDEAQRTETESPFEIRLIAQSKDPVTTTGGMRVLPDHDFADCPFFDVLVVPGGKGTRTEIHNPVLIDWLRQIGAGIPLLAGVCTGSMLMGQAGLLDGLRATTHWRSLPWMREAFPEVMVVEDEFVVDAGSVITSAGISAGIDMALHLVLRFHGQDVARAAARNMEYPFPGDGGRRRLVPHQNGD from the coding sequence ATGAACACATCTGAAGCAAATCGTACTTTGGTGGGGATTCTGATTTTCCCGCAGGTAGAGGTCTTGGACTTCACCGGCCCTTTCGAAGTGTTCGCTACCACACGTTTGGATGAGGCGCAGCGCACAGAAACCGAGTCACCCTTTGAAATCCGCTTGATTGCACAGAGCAAGGATCCGGTGACCACAACCGGTGGCATGCGGGTGCTGCCGGATCATGATTTCGCGGATTGTCCCTTTTTTGATGTATTGGTGGTGCCAGGGGGTAAGGGCACGCGCACCGAGATCCATAATCCGGTGCTGATCGATTGGTTGCGTCAGATCGGGGCCGGGATTCCTTTATTGGCGGGTGTTTGTACTGGCTCGATGCTGATGGGGCAGGCGGGTCTGCTCGATGGTTTACGCGCCACCACGCATTGGCGTTCCTTGCCTTGGATGCGCGAGGCATTTCCTGAAGTGATGGTGGTGGAGGATGAGTTTGTCGTTGATGCCGGTTCGGTGATCACCTCAGCGGGTATCTCAGCGGGCATTGATATGGCGCTGCATTTGGTGCTGCGCTTTCATGGTCAAGACGTGGCGCGGGCAGCAGCGCGTAATATGGAATATCCCTTTCCTGGCGATGGCGGCCGCCGGCGTTTGGTGCCGCATCAAAACGGCGATTGA
- a CDS encoding Y-family DNA polymerase produces the protein MYSIRSSANSLWLAWHHPQALPEGLAEQALHYSDHVHVPAQPQLLALEIGRSLRCFGGLESLQQQITNDLHALYGAIDQAIAPYPAAALLLSRHQPGSSITDADTWLNVLKQLPIQALALDKTLNQALQGIGMRRVGELLKLPRSSLARRTGPALLAFLDALQGHQVMALNRFHSRQSFRYETEFAQAIHSTNRLQQPITKGLSSLLIWLRGRGLSIESLQLQLCHEKQPNTVLDIGLLEPGRDMAQLLELCQLHLQQQRLIAPVTSLLLESRSCLPWSAEHRSTQSSVEPLLERLQARLGEKAVFGLQLHADHRPEQAWKTASFAAPKAMTVSCATTTAARRPIWLVSRPSPCQARISMPPHLERIETGWWDMRDVRRDYCDATNAQGQRLWVYQDLRAKHQGWQVQGLFA, from the coding sequence ATGTACAGTATACGATCTTCGGCGAACTCGTTATGGCTGGCCTGGCATCACCCTCAGGCATTACCTGAGGGCCTAGCCGAACAGGCTTTGCACTACAGCGATCACGTGCATGTGCCTGCACAGCCGCAGCTGCTGGCTTTAGAAATCGGTCGTAGCCTGCGCTGTTTTGGTGGCCTTGAGTCGCTCCAACAACAGATCACCAACGATCTACACGCCCTTTATGGCGCTATCGACCAAGCCATCGCCCCCTACCCTGCCGCGGCTTTATTGCTGTCGCGCCATCAACCGGGTAGCTCTATCACTGACGCCGACACTTGGTTGAATGTCCTAAAGCAGCTACCTATCCAGGCATTGGCGCTCGATAAAACCCTGAATCAGGCTCTGCAAGGCATTGGCATGCGCCGCGTGGGTGAGCTGCTCAAACTGCCGCGCAGCAGCCTGGCCCGGCGCACTGGTCCAGCACTATTGGCTTTTCTGGATGCGCTCCAAGGTCATCAGGTCATGGCGCTGAATCGTTTTCACAGTCGCCAGAGTTTTCGCTATGAAACCGAGTTTGCACAAGCCATACACAGCACCAATCGACTGCAACAGCCGATCACCAAGGGATTGAGTAGCCTGCTGATATGGCTGCGCGGTCGGGGCCTGAGCATCGAATCTTTGCAATTGCAGCTATGTCATGAAAAACAGCCCAACACCGTCTTAGACATTGGTTTGCTGGAACCCGGTCGAGATATGGCTCAGCTATTGGAGCTGTGCCAACTGCATTTGCAACAGCAACGCTTAATCGCACCCGTCACTAGCCTATTGCTGGAGAGTCGCTCATGTCTGCCTTGGTCAGCGGAGCACCGCTCGACACAGAGCTCGGTTGAGCCACTATTAGAGCGCCTGCAGGCGCGCTTAGGGGAAAAAGCCGTATTCGGCTTACAACTGCATGCCGACCATCGCCCCGAACAGGCCTGGAAGACCGCCTCTTTTGCTGCGCCCAAGGCAATGACAGTATCCTGTGCCACGACGACAGCCGCCCGTCGTCCCATTTGGTTGGTGTCTCGCCCCAGCCCCTGCCAAGCGCGCATCTCTATGCCGCCCCATCTTGAGCGCATTGAAACCGGCTGGTGGGATATGCGCGATGTACGGCGCGATTATTGCGATGCCACCAACGCTCAAGGACAGCGTCTGTGGGTTTATCAAGATTTGCGCGCCAAACATCAAGGCTGGCAGGTTCAAGGATTATTTGCCTGA